A portion of the Paenibacillus sp. PvR098 genome contains these proteins:
- a CDS encoding nitrite/sulfite reductase: MAYEAIWASDTSKLNKMEIAKLEKDGLDVIRTIIEKYANEGYDSITEDDMNRFKWAGVYEQKPKDGHFMMRVRINSGVMTADQARAIAGIAKDYGRDLMDVTTRQAIQFHWLRVENLPDIFNRLEKVGLYSYEACGDCPRTVVGNPLADIDRDELMDTTALVNQVNDFFLMNRDFSNLPRKYKMSISSNIYNSGHAEIQCLAFTPATKVINGQEVIGFHVWVGGGLSAKPHLAKQLDMFVRPEEVLKVATGVTTIFRDYGYREKRHHARLKFLVADWGPEKFKDKLIELIGDMPSLGEDKTVGWKAAYFDGVHPQKQAGLNYVGLSLPVGRLSGEEFAELARIADAYGDGHIRTTVSQNIIISGVKDDNVDKVLAEKVLERLTPNPNHFISRTVSCTGNEFCNLAVVETKERAIRVAEYLDSKVELDEEIRIHFIGCPNACGQKQIADIGLQGALIKTPEGMVDAFDIAVGGILGPGAKFNEPIKGRVKGDQVAPVLEQLILYYKENRSPEETFHQFVNRVGVPAFQDKLTSILAAS; encoded by the coding sequence ATGGCATATGAAGCCATTTGGGCATCCGATACGTCCAAGCTGAACAAGATGGAGATCGCGAAGCTGGAAAAAGACGGCCTCGACGTCATTCGCACCATTATCGAAAAATACGCTAACGAGGGCTACGATTCCATTACTGAAGACGACATGAACCGTTTCAAATGGGCCGGCGTATACGAACAAAAACCAAAAGACGGTCACTTTATGATGCGCGTGCGTATTAACTCCGGCGTGATGACTGCCGATCAAGCTCGTGCCATTGCTGGTATCGCGAAAGACTATGGACGTGACCTGATGGACGTGACCACGCGCCAAGCAATTCAGTTCCACTGGTTGCGTGTAGAAAACCTGCCTGACATTTTCAACCGTTTGGAAAAGGTAGGCTTGTATTCCTACGAAGCATGCGGCGACTGCCCTCGTACAGTAGTAGGAAATCCACTCGCCGATATTGACCGGGATGAGTTAATGGATACGACGGCTCTCGTAAATCAAGTGAACGATTTCTTCTTGATGAATCGTGATTTCTCGAACCTTCCACGTAAATATAAAATGTCCATTTCTTCTAATATTTATAACTCCGGTCATGCTGAAATTCAATGCTTGGCGTTCACGCCGGCAACGAAAGTGATCAACGGTCAAGAAGTCATCGGCTTCCATGTGTGGGTTGGCGGCGGTCTGTCTGCAAAACCTCATCTGGCGAAGCAGCTCGATATGTTCGTTCGTCCTGAGGAAGTTCTGAAGGTGGCAACAGGCGTTACCACGATCTTCCGCGACTACGGATACCGTGAAAAAAGACATCATGCACGTCTGAAGTTCCTGGTTGCAGATTGGGGTCCAGAGAAGTTCAAAGATAAACTGATCGAGCTGATCGGCGATATGCCATCCCTCGGTGAAGACAAAACCGTGGGCTGGAAGGCTGCTTACTTCGACGGAGTTCATCCTCAGAAACAAGCTGGCTTGAACTATGTTGGTTTGAGCCTTCCAGTAGGCCGTTTAAGCGGTGAAGAATTCGCTGAGCTTGCCCGGATCGCAGATGCTTATGGCGACGGTCATATTCGTACCACCGTTTCCCAAAACATCATCATCTCCGGTGTCAAAGACGACAACGTGGATAAGGTGTTGGCCGAGAAGGTCCTTGAACGTCTGACGCCAAACCCGAACCATTTCATATCCCGTACGGTTTCCTGTACAGGGAACGAGTTCTGCAACCTCGCGGTGGTAGAAACTAAGGAAAGAGCTATTCGTGTAGCTGAGTATCTTGATTCCAAAGTTGAGCTGGACGAAGAAATTCGCATCCACTTCATCGGTTGTCCGAACGCCTGTGGCCAGAAGCAGATTGCAGACATCGGTCTGCAGGGTGCCTTGATCAAAACTCCAGAAGGCATGGTTGACGCATTTGACATCGCCGTTGGCGGTATCCTCGGACCTGGAGCCAAGTTCAATGAGCCGATTAAAGGCCGCGTGAAAGGCGACCAAGTGGCACCTGTTCTGGAGCAGTTGATTTTGTACTATAAAGAAAACCGCAGCCCGGAAGAAACGTTCCATCAGTTTGTTAACCGTGTTGGTGTTCCGGCTTTCCAAGATAAGTTGACATCCATTTTGGCTGCTTCTTAA